In a genomic window of Pseudoglutamicibacter albus:
- a CDS encoding 4-hydroxybenzoate 3-monooxygenase, giving the protein MAPTIEKTKVGIVGGGPAGLMLSHLLSQQGIENIVIEKRDHETIANTHRAGILETGAVKMLTETGVDSRVKTHGYEHEGIDLRFGGVSHRINFKELIDATVWLYPQNEVFVDLAAARKRDGGDVRFSCEVTEVLDHLTDTPKIRYTDSEGGEHEIHCDVLVGTDGSQGICKWSIPQEKRTDNFIEYPFAWFGILTEAPPSAPELIYANSPHGFALISQRNEDVQRMYFQCDPEENVDEWDEERIWAELQRRVDGPDGFQLKRGPIFEKVVLKFRSYVCEPMRYGNMFLAGDAGHTVPPTGAKGLNLAFADVRVLFDALKAYFIDGNNEGLEGYSEKALKRVWKAQNFSFWMTQMLHTRKDANPFEAKRALGELNTVVSSKYGQAYLAESYTGWPHED; this is encoded by the coding sequence GTGGCACCAACCATTGAGAAAACCAAAGTCGGCATCGTAGGTGGCGGCCCAGCCGGCCTCATGCTCTCCCACCTGCTCTCCCAGCAGGGCATCGAGAACATCGTGATCGAAAAACGCGATCACGAGACCATCGCCAACACCCACCGCGCCGGCATTCTCGAAACCGGTGCCGTGAAGATGCTGACCGAAACCGGCGTGGACTCCCGCGTGAAGACCCACGGCTACGAGCACGAAGGCATCGACCTGCGCTTCGGCGGGGTCTCCCACCGCATCAACTTCAAAGAACTCATCGACGCGACCGTGTGGCTCTACCCGCAGAACGAGGTTTTCGTTGACTTGGCCGCAGCTCGCAAGCGCGATGGCGGCGACGTCCGTTTCTCGTGCGAGGTCACCGAGGTCCTCGATCACCTGACGGACACCCCTAAGATCCGCTATACCGACAGCGAGGGCGGCGAACACGAGATCCACTGCGACGTCCTGGTCGGCACCGACGGCTCGCAGGGCATCTGCAAGTGGTCCATCCCGCAAGAGAAACGCACCGATAACTTCATCGAGTACCCGTTCGCTTGGTTCGGCATCCTCACCGAAGCCCCACCGAGCGCACCAGAGCTGATCTACGCGAACTCCCCACACGGCTTCGCCCTGATCTCCCAGCGCAACGAAGACGTGCAGCGCATGTACTTCCAGTGCGACCCAGAAGAGAACGTGGACGAATGGGATGAGGAACGCATCTGGGCTGAACTGCAGCGCCGCGTTGACGGCCCGGACGGCTTCCAGCTCAAGCGCGGCCCGATCTTCGAAAAGGTCGTTCTGAAGTTCCGCTCCTACGTATGCGAGCCGATGCGTTACGGCAACATGTTCCTCGCCGGCGACGCCGGGCACACCGTCCCACCAACCGGCGCGAAGGGCCTCAACCTCGCCTTCGCTGACGTCCGCGTGCTCTTCGACGCCCTCAAGGCCTACTTCATCGACGGCAACAACGAAGGCCTGGAAGGCTACTCCGAGAAGGCACTCAAGCGTGTATGGAAGGCCCAGAACTTCTCGTTCTGGATGACCCAGATGCTGCACACCCGCAAGGACGCCAACCCGTTCGAAGCCAAGCGTGCACTCGGCGAGCTGAACACCGTCGTCAGCTCCAAGTACGGGCAGGCGTACCTCGCTGAGTCCTACACCGGCTGGCCACACGAAGACTAA
- a CDS encoding aldo/keto reductase translates to MELTTANGTLIPALAFGTWPLQGAEATEAVRHALELGYRHIDTAEAYENEEAVGAGLRASGLDRDEVYLTTKFQKKWHGRNEVRQALEATLSRLGVDTVDLYLVHWPNPDQDRYVEACQGLEDLRTEGKIRNWGVSNFKPHHLQKVLDAGLAPQVNQISVNPYGAQTEIQEFNTEHNVLTAAYSPLGRGGELLEDATLTRIGQEHGKTPAQVILRWHLQHGRIAVPRSSNPERQAENLAALNFELTPAEIEAIDALNRNDPPRLDADEFGH, encoded by the coding sequence ATGGAATTGACCACCGCCAACGGAACATTGATCCCCGCGCTCGCGTTCGGAACGTGGCCGCTCCAAGGCGCGGAAGCCACTGAAGCGGTCCGCCACGCCCTCGAGCTCGGCTACCGGCACATCGACACCGCCGAAGCCTACGAAAACGAAGAAGCAGTAGGGGCAGGCCTGCGCGCGAGCGGCCTCGACCGGGACGAGGTCTATCTGACCACCAAATTCCAGAAGAAATGGCACGGCCGCAACGAAGTCCGCCAAGCACTCGAAGCCACCCTCTCACGCTTAGGCGTCGACACCGTCGACCTGTACCTGGTGCACTGGCCCAACCCGGACCAGGACCGCTACGTTGAAGCCTGCCAGGGCCTCGAAGACCTCCGCACGGAAGGCAAAATCCGCAACTGGGGTGTCTCCAACTTCAAGCCACACCACCTGCAGAAAGTGCTCGATGCGGGCCTGGCTCCGCAGGTCAACCAGATTTCCGTCAACCCGTACGGCGCCCAGACAGAGATCCAAGAATTCAACACCGAGCACAACGTGCTGACCGCCGCCTACTCACCACTCGGCCGCGGCGGCGAACTACTCGAAGACGCAACGCTGACCCGCATCGGGCAAGAACACGGCAAAACCCCCGCCCAAGTGATCCTGCGTTGGCATCTGCAGCATGGCCGCATCGCCGTCCCGCGTTCATCCAACCCGGAACGCCAAGCAGAGAACCTGGCCGCCCTCAACTTTGAACTGACCCCCGCTGAGATCGAGGCGATCGACGCCCTCAACCGCAACGATCCCCCACGCCTCGACGCCGACGAGTTCGGCCACTAG
- a CDS encoding lyase family protein translates to MRVLHGDYGVLSPAWAGSQAAAITSDHAFIQALLDVEHAWSAVLAEAGLIPQEHLGAITDAANADDYDLAAIAAEGVGGGNPLIPLLGAYRANVAKTNPAAASSIHIGATSQDIMDTAMMLIIKRAGEQTLATIKSAAAALVSLAHEYRDTPMVARSLTQHSLPATFGWRVTHWLQALAQAGQNLEQTLTQTALQWGGAAGTRASLQDFLTRTNSTVTADELVADLANKLGLQNPPPWQANRVPVLVQADSFAQVVAACGKIANDVLISVRSENGELGEPLAAGRGISSAMPHKQNPVLSVLIKNAALTAPQLLAQVYTGAVANVEERADGGWHTEWEALRGLVRTSGAAVEKTHELVSGLRVFPDRMAENLARHGELLATERMVAHLAPRLEERGVADAGQDKKYLQGLISRALTEGAAGETQLKPLLLAELPAEVVTESELNNLLDPSAYTGDAAMLVDQITSTYIDWSHS, encoded by the coding sequence ATGCGCGTGCTGCACGGCGATTACGGAGTGCTCAGCCCCGCGTGGGCCGGCAGCCAGGCGGCCGCGATCACGAGTGATCACGCATTCATCCAGGCACTGCTCGATGTCGAACACGCGTGGTCTGCCGTGCTGGCTGAGGCGGGGCTCATCCCGCAGGAACACCTCGGTGCGATCACCGACGCCGCTAACGCTGACGATTACGATCTAGCCGCGATCGCCGCTGAAGGTGTGGGCGGCGGCAACCCGCTCATCCCCCTGCTGGGCGCCTACCGAGCCAACGTAGCGAAAACGAACCCGGCGGCGGCATCGAGCATCCACATCGGCGCCACAAGCCAAGACATCATGGACACCGCGATGATGCTGATCATCAAGCGTGCCGGAGAGCAGACGTTGGCGACCATCAAGAGTGCGGCGGCCGCGCTCGTGAGCTTAGCCCACGAGTACCGGGACACCCCGATGGTGGCCCGCTCTCTGACCCAACACTCGCTGCCAGCGACCTTCGGTTGGCGGGTCACCCACTGGCTCCAAGCCCTCGCCCAAGCAGGCCAGAACCTCGAACAAACACTGACACAAACCGCCCTGCAATGGGGCGGTGCCGCAGGCACGCGGGCCTCCCTCCAAGACTTCCTGACCCGCACCAACAGCACCGTCACCGCTGATGAGCTGGTGGCTGACCTCGCGAACAAGCTGGGTCTGCAGAACCCGCCGCCGTGGCAAGCGAACCGGGTTCCGGTTCTGGTGCAGGCGGACTCGTTCGCGCAGGTGGTGGCCGCGTGCGGCAAGATCGCCAACGACGTGCTGATCAGCGTGCGTAGCGAGAACGGCGAGCTCGGCGAGCCTCTCGCCGCCGGCCGCGGGATCTCCTCAGCGATGCCGCATAAGCAGAACCCGGTGTTGTCCGTGCTCATCAAGAACGCGGCCCTCACCGCCCCGCAGCTGCTCGCCCAGGTCTATACCGGGGCGGTCGCCAACGTGGAGGAACGCGCCGATGGCGGCTGGCACACCGAATGGGAGGCGCTGCGTGGACTCGTGCGCACCAGTGGTGCGGCAGTAGAGAAGACGCACGAGCTGGTCTCTGGCCTGCGTGTTTTCCCGGACCGTATGGCTGAGAACTTGGCCCGCCACGGTGAGCTGTTGGCGACCGAACGCATGGTCGCGCATCTTGCGCCGCGGCTCGAAGAGCGCGGTGTTGCCGATGCGGGGCAAGACAAGAAGTACCTGCAGGGGCTGATCTCGCGCGCACTCACCGAAGGCGCGGCCGGAGAAACCCAACTGAAACCTCTATTGCTGGCGGAGTTGCCGGCGGAAGTTGTGACCGAATCAGAACTGAACAACTTGCTGGACCCTTCGGCCTATACGGGGGATGCCGCCATGCTCGTTGACCAGATCACCTCGACCTATATTGACTGGAGTCATTCATGA
- the pcaG gene encoding protocatechuate 3,4-dioxygenase subunit alpha, which produces MPKEKLVPTPGQTIGPFFGYAHPHEQVHLPWWDGQNLVPPGHAKAVRLTGTVYDGAGDPIPDAMLEIWQADEDGNIVQKDGSLVRDGFTFTGWGRGIVDNVGTYTFSTVNPGPTEEGKAAFIAVVVFARGLLNKLHTRIYLPEDEEALANDPVLQSLDEERRKTLIATRGEDGSLHFDIHLQGEKETVFFQFPGIEYPANEN; this is translated from the coding sequence ATGCCTAAAGAGAAGCTTGTACCTACCCCTGGCCAGACGATCGGCCCGTTCTTCGGTTACGCCCACCCTCACGAGCAGGTTCACTTGCCGTGGTGGGATGGCCAGAACCTTGTTCCGCCGGGCCACGCTAAGGCTGTCCGCCTGACGGGCACGGTGTACGACGGCGCGGGCGACCCGATCCCGGACGCGATGCTGGAGATCTGGCAGGCCGACGAGGACGGCAACATTGTGCAGAAGGACGGCTCGCTGGTGCGTGATGGCTTCACGTTCACTGGTTGGGGTCGCGGAATTGTCGATAACGTCGGAACCTACACGTTCTCGACCGTGAACCCGGGCCCTACCGAAGAAGGCAAGGCCGCTTTCATTGCGGTTGTCGTGTTCGCACGCGGGCTGCTGAACAAGCTGCACACCCGCATCTACCTGCCAGAAGATGAGGAAGCGCTCGCGAATGACCCGGTGTTGCAGTCCCTGGATGAGGAGCGCCGCAAGACCCTGATCGCTACCCGCGGTGAGGACGGGTCCCTGCACTTCGACATCCACCTGCAGGGTGAGAAGGAAACGGTGTTCTTCCAGTTCCCAGGTATCGAATACCCGGCCAACGAAAACTAG
- the pcaH gene encoding protocatechuate 3,4-dioxygenase subunit beta, producing the protein MAEENLPVLDPLASSDSQEQISQEMADIHASYEAVKKADPAKEETQPRVNFPPYRSSLLRHPTKNMHHADPETIELWSPAFGHRDVHPLEADLTIQGNGEPIGERIKIRGKVLDGDGRPVRGQLIEIWQANAAGRYVHKRDQHPAPIDPNFTGIGRAITGQDGSYEFTTIKPAPYPWKNHHNAWRPAHVHFSLFGTDFTQRMITQMYFPGDPLFSLDPIYQAITDQKARDRLVANYDHSVTSHEWNTGYQWDIILTGSNRTWMEDGEDHA; encoded by the coding sequence ATGGCAGAGGAAAACTTGCCCGTGCTTGACCCGCTGGCCTCCAGCGACTCGCAAGAGCAGATCAGCCAAGAGATGGCAGACATCCACGCCAGCTACGAGGCCGTCAAAAAGGCAGACCCAGCCAAGGAAGAAACCCAGCCACGGGTGAACTTCCCGCCGTACCGGTCCTCGTTGCTGCGCCACCCAACCAAGAACATGCACCACGCTGACCCGGAAACCATCGAACTGTGGTCCCCGGCGTTCGGCCACCGCGACGTGCACCCGCTCGAAGCCGACCTCACCATCCAGGGCAACGGCGAACCTATCGGCGAGCGCATCAAGATCCGCGGCAAGGTCCTCGATGGCGACGGCCGCCCGGTGCGTGGCCAGCTGATTGAGATTTGGCAGGCCAACGCTGCGGGCCGTTACGTGCATAAGCGGGATCAGCATCCGGCGCCGATCGACCCGAACTTCACCGGCATCGGCCGCGCCATCACCGGCCAGGACGGCTCGTACGAGTTCACGACCATCAAGCCGGCACCGTACCCGTGGAAGAACCACCACAACGCGTGGCGTCCGGCGCACGTGCATTTCTCGCTGTTCGGTACGGACTTCACGCAGCGCATGATCACCCAGATGTACTTCCCGGGGGATCCGCTGTTCTCGCTGGACCCGATCTATCAGGCGATCACTGACCAGAAGGCTCGCGACCGCCTGGTCGCTAACTATGACCACTCCGTGACCAGCCACGAATGGAACACCGGATACCAATGGGACATCATCCTTACCGGTTCCAACCGGACCTGGATGGAGGACGGAGAAGACCATGCCTAA
- a CDS encoding DNA-methyltransferase yields the protein MTEQVDGGAVWAPGDPDTIVLGDNLEVLRQLPDESFRLIYVDPPFNTGRKQTRQSLRTQRAGADEVGDRVGFGGHSYVTLRGAALAYDDAFAQYWDFLGPRLAEARRLLSPDGTLYVHLDYREVHYAKVLLDGLFGREGFLNEIIWAYDYGARTTKRWPAKHDNILVYVKDPARYWFDSDEVDREPYMAPGLVTKEKRERGKLPTDVWWHTIVSPMGKEKTGYPTQKPLGVLRRIVAASSKPCDTVLDFFGGSGTTGAAARELGRKFLLVDQNPEAIEVMRKRLVDTAEEGAVRIVTLDGF from the coding sequence GTGACGGAACAAGTTGATGGCGGCGCGGTGTGGGCGCCGGGGGATCCGGACACGATCGTGTTGGGGGATAACCTCGAGGTCTTGCGGCAGCTACCGGATGAGAGTTTCCGGCTGATCTATGTGGACCCGCCGTTCAATACGGGCCGTAAGCAGACCAGGCAGTCGCTGCGTACTCAGCGAGCGGGTGCGGATGAGGTGGGGGACCGCGTCGGTTTTGGTGGGCATTCGTATGTGACCTTACGCGGGGCGGCGTTGGCTTATGACGATGCGTTTGCGCAGTATTGGGATTTTCTGGGCCCGCGCCTGGCGGAAGCGCGCCGGCTGTTGAGCCCGGATGGGACGTTGTATGTGCACCTGGATTACCGCGAGGTGCATTACGCGAAGGTTCTATTGGATGGCTTGTTCGGGCGTGAGGGGTTCCTGAACGAGATCATTTGGGCTTATGACTATGGGGCGCGCACCACTAAACGGTGGCCCGCTAAGCACGACAACATCCTGGTGTATGTCAAGGATCCGGCGCGGTACTGGTTTGATTCCGATGAGGTTGACCGTGAACCGTATATGGCGCCTGGGCTGGTGACTAAGGAGAAGCGGGAACGCGGGAAGCTACCGACGGACGTGTGGTGGCACACGATCGTCTCTCCGATGGGTAAAGAGAAAACCGGGTATCCCACGCAGAAGCCGTTGGGTGTTTTGCGGCGTATTGTCGCGGCGAGCTCCAAGCCGTGCGATACGGTTCTGGATTTCTTTGGCGGTTCCGGAACGACGGGCGCTGCGGCGCGGGAGTTAGGCCGGAAGTTCTTGTTGGTTGACCAGAATCCGGAAGCGATCGAAGTGATGCGCAAGCGGCTCGTGGACACCGCTGAGGAAGGCGCGGTGCGCATCGTGACCCTGGACGGTTTTTAA
- a CDS encoding GNAT family N-acetyltransferase, producing the protein MSMSFEHTTLGQRVLFGTGQATEHLAAELERLGASRPMVIAGEFETELAKTATAKVTPAVWWDEVVMHVPVEVAERARAAAGEADADVLVSVGGGSTTGLAKAVALTTGIPVIAIPTTYAGSEATNVWGLTDDRTKTTGVDDKVLPVTVIYDAELSKTLPVEMSVASGLNGMAHCVDSLWAPRTDPINQALALEGARALALALRGIVADADDMDAREQALYGCYLAAVSFAGAGSGLHHKICHVLGGTFDLPHAQTHATVLPYVLELNAPAVLELAGRLAAALGGEVSSDPAAAAVNALRELYEAVDAPSRLADYGFTAKGIPEAVERVLKAAPASNPVAVTEQNMTELLTAALNGDRTQSEAAELSGGGVVLRHFRADDVDDLLATCQDPAVVEWTRVPLDYTREMALNWCTQSPGTRWVITVPDGPESGRLMGQIELRVHNEHHVSLGYMTAPWARGRGLMTEAVRLATAWALERGAARVELCVHPGNRASRRVAEKAGFTYEGVRRNGEVLRGDVRDLAVYSAIP; encoded by the coding sequence ATGTCTATGAGTTTTGAACACACCACCTTGGGGCAGCGTGTGCTGTTCGGTACGGGCCAGGCCACCGAACACTTGGCGGCCGAGCTTGAACGGTTGGGCGCGTCCCGCCCTATGGTGATCGCCGGCGAATTCGAGACCGAACTCGCCAAAACCGCCACCGCTAAGGTCACTCCCGCCGTGTGGTGGGACGAGGTGGTGATGCACGTTCCAGTTGAGGTTGCTGAACGTGCACGCGCCGCGGCCGGTGAGGCCGATGCGGATGTTTTGGTTTCGGTGGGTGGCGGCTCCACGACCGGGCTTGCGAAGGCTGTCGCGTTGACCACGGGGATCCCTGTGATCGCGATCCCGACCACGTATGCGGGTTCTGAGGCGACCAACGTGTGGGGGCTGACCGATGACCGCACCAAGACCACCGGTGTGGACGATAAGGTTCTGCCGGTCACGGTCATCTATGACGCAGAGCTGTCTAAGACCCTGCCGGTGGAGATGTCGGTCGCGTCTGGTTTGAATGGTATGGCGCACTGCGTGGATTCACTGTGGGCTCCGCGCACTGACCCGATCAACCAGGCGCTTGCGCTTGAGGGTGCGCGTGCGTTGGCGTTGGCTCTGCGTGGGATTGTGGCCGATGCCGATGACATGGACGCGCGTGAACAGGCCCTCTACGGCTGTTATTTGGCGGCGGTGTCTTTCGCTGGCGCGGGTTCTGGTCTGCATCACAAGATCTGCCACGTGCTGGGCGGCACGTTTGATCTGCCGCACGCCCAAACCCACGCGACCGTGTTGCCTTATGTTTTGGAGCTCAACGCCCCAGCGGTGCTGGAGCTTGCCGGCCGCTTGGCGGCGGCACTCGGCGGGGAAGTATCTAGTGACCCGGCTGCTGCCGCGGTGAATGCTCTGCGTGAGTTGTATGAGGCAGTGGATGCGCCGTCCCGTTTGGCTGACTACGGCTTCACAGCCAAAGGCATTCCGGAGGCCGTGGAGCGCGTGCTCAAGGCGGCCCCGGCATCGAACCCTGTGGCTGTAACCGAACAGAACATGACCGAGCTTCTGACCGCGGCCCTCAACGGCGACCGCACCCAGAGTGAGGCAGCCGAGCTGTCCGGCGGTGGTGTGGTGCTACGTCATTTCCGAGCTGACGATGTGGACGATCTTTTAGCCACATGCCAAGACCCTGCGGTGGTCGAGTGGACGCGGGTGCCGCTGGACTATACCCGCGAGATGGCGCTGAATTGGTGCACCCAGTCGCCGGGAACGCGTTGGGTTATCACCGTCCCCGACGGGCCAGAGAGTGGCCGGTTGATGGGGCAGATCGAGCTGCGAGTCCACAACGAGCATCATGTTTCTTTGGGCTACATGACCGCCCCGTGGGCGCGCGGACGCGGCCTCATGACGGAGGCGGTCCGGTTGGCGACGGCATGGGCTCTGGAGCGCGGGGCCGCCCGGGTCGAACTGTGTGTTCACCCGGGCAACCGCGCCTCCCGTAGGGTCGCAGAAAAAGCCGGATTCACTTACGAAGGCGTTCGCCGCAACGGCGAAGTTCTGCGCGGTGACGTCCGCGACCTAGCTGTGTACTCCGCGATCCCCTAA
- a CDS encoding CAP domain-containing protein codes for MSKRLAGAITAGVLIGGVAFGGIAIAVSNGNSPAANTQKADAQPSENDLVEAKETLAEETPAEEASEAQAQRTEAKKSPDAADDAKDDAAEGSEKAAGEKTEKKSEGNAAKKSDEPQSSAGTTRQSMSKPKAQRGATCDAAEGKSAVAAAQKKLDNARAAQNSHQAAVGAAQKSAQQAIKDEKLGTAGFFRWLGAQKNDADANRAYQLLTTGGYTDAKGKKHNFNNKTDQAGKFLAKTELNKPGDATTLKNLKATLRHIDRGNALRSSDEVFPGGGSLKINSLLMAGSQVQTNASHAHMGHRGHIVPAENLSWGSSDPFKGWYSKEKELYKKNKKAAFHDVGHYLNLTDRRYTVTGFAVVDKPGTTYRIAHGQVFDTKNYMNADRNAPSYTTGEYAALISAYENYLVSGKGKVAEAQKALNAAQADVAAAEKSLKAAKAAASKDC; via the coding sequence ATGTCTAAACGCCTTGCTGGCGCGATTACTGCTGGCGTATTGATTGGTGGGGTGGCATTCGGCGGAATCGCCATTGCCGTTTCGAATGGGAACTCGCCTGCTGCGAACACGCAGAAGGCTGACGCTCAGCCGTCGGAGAATGATCTGGTTGAGGCCAAGGAAACACTGGCGGAGGAGACTCCTGCTGAGGAAGCCTCCGAGGCCCAGGCTCAGCGCACCGAGGCGAAGAAGAGCCCGGATGCCGCCGATGATGCCAAGGACGACGCGGCGGAGGGTTCTGAGAAGGCCGCTGGGGAAAAGACTGAGAAAAAGTCTGAGGGCAACGCTGCGAAGAAGTCTGATGAACCGCAGTCGAGTGCCGGTACAACCCGGCAGTCTATGAGCAAGCCGAAGGCCCAGCGTGGCGCTACATGCGATGCGGCTGAGGGTAAGTCTGCGGTAGCTGCCGCGCAGAAGAAGCTCGATAACGCACGTGCGGCGCAGAACTCGCACCAGGCTGCTGTGGGGGCCGCGCAGAAGAGCGCGCAGCAGGCCATCAAGGACGAGAAGCTGGGCACCGCCGGTTTCTTCCGTTGGCTTGGCGCTCAAAAGAACGATGCTGACGCGAATCGCGCCTACCAGTTGCTGACCACCGGCGGGTACACGGACGCCAAAGGCAAGAAGCACAACTTCAACAACAAGACCGACCAAGCGGGCAAGTTCCTCGCAAAGACCGAGCTTAATAAGCCAGGTGACGCCACGACCTTGAAGAACCTCAAGGCCACGTTGCGGCACATCGACCGTGGTAACGCTTTACGCAGTAGCGACGAGGTCTTCCCGGGCGGGGGTAGCCTGAAGATCAACTCACTGCTGATGGCGGGTTCCCAGGTTCAGACCAACGCCTCCCACGCGCATATGGGCCACCGGGGCCACATCGTCCCTGCCGAGAACCTCTCGTGGGGAAGCAGCGACCCGTTCAAGGGCTGGTACAGCAAGGAAAAAGAGCTGTACAAGAAGAATAAGAAGGCTGCGTTCCACGACGTCGGGCACTACCTGAACCTCACGGACCGCCGGTACACGGTGACGGGCTTCGCGGTTGTCGATAAGCCGGGAACCACCTACCGCATCGCGCACGGCCAGGTTTTCGACACCAAGAACTACATGAACGCTGACCGTAACGCACCGTCCTACACCACGGGCGAGTACGCTGCGCTGATCTCCGCGTACGAGAACTATCTTGTCAGCGGCAAGGGCAAGGTCGCTGAAGCTCAGAAGGCATTGAACGCAGCTCAGGCCGATGTGGCTGCCGCAGAGAAGTCCCTCAAGGCGGCCAAGGCAGCGGCTTCCAAAGACTGCTAG
- the pcaDC gene encoding bifunctional 3-oxoadipate enol-lactonase/4-carboxymuconolactone decarboxylase PcaDC, producing the protein MSAPNIVAVQLTEADENKPLLLVGPGLGTGVEALWNLCAEELATDFEVIGYDLPGHGRSPAASDEFTLEELGDAAAEIIAEQAASGRKVFFAGVSVSGAVALELALKHGDKFAAVAPICSAAKLGTAEAWQERADLVSRAGTPTMVTGSAQRWFAPGFIEEHPERTTNLLHTLQNADRFAYAYTCLGLAGYDVRDRLGQIQIPVLAMGGAVDPVCPPEDIEFIAANVPNATTVIIDDAAHQAPLEKPEETAAALREHFLSAGKNGAASNGGAAQDGVAKNGDATLQEVFDNGMKVRREVLSDAHVDRANANKDEFSEDFQDLISKYAWGTIWTRPGLDRRMRSAVTLTAMVAGGYWEELAMHVKAARRNGVTVEEIKEILLQTAIYCSVPAANVAFKTAKEALAEYDAEQ; encoded by the coding sequence ATGAGTGCACCGAACATCGTTGCCGTCCAACTCACCGAAGCCGACGAAAACAAGCCCCTCCTGTTGGTAGGGCCGGGTCTAGGTACGGGCGTCGAGGCGCTCTGGAACCTGTGTGCCGAAGAACTCGCTACCGATTTCGAAGTGATCGGCTACGACCTGCCAGGGCACGGCCGCTCACCTGCTGCATCGGACGAATTCACCCTCGAAGAACTCGGGGACGCCGCCGCTGAGATCATCGCCGAACAGGCCGCTAGCGGCCGGAAGGTTTTCTTCGCCGGGGTTTCCGTCTCCGGCGCGGTTGCGCTCGAGCTCGCCCTGAAGCACGGCGATAAGTTCGCTGCGGTCGCACCGATCTGCTCGGCAGCTAAGCTCGGCACCGCCGAAGCGTGGCAGGAACGCGCCGACCTGGTTTCTAGGGCCGGGACCCCGACGATGGTGACCGGTTCCGCGCAGCGCTGGTTCGCCCCAGGCTTCATCGAGGAGCATCCGGAACGGACCACCAACCTGCTGCACACCCTGCAGAACGCTGACCGGTTCGCCTACGCATACACATGCCTCGGTTTGGCCGGCTACGACGTGCGTGACCGTTTGGGTCAGATCCAGATCCCGGTTCTCGCTATGGGTGGCGCGGTGGACCCGGTGTGCCCACCGGAAGACATCGAATTCATCGCCGCCAACGTCCCGAACGCTACCACGGTGATCATCGACGACGCCGCCCACCAGGCACCACTCGAGAAGCCGGAAGAGACCGCAGCCGCCCTGCGCGAGCACTTCCTCAGCGCTGGCAAGAACGGTGCGGCATCCAACGGTGGCGCGGCCCAGGATGGCGTGGCTAAGAACGGTGACGCGACGTTGCAGGAAGTTTTCGATAACGGCATGAAGGTGCGCCGCGAGGTGCTCTCCGATGCGCACGTGGACCGCGCGAACGCGAATAAGGACGAGTTCAGCGAGGACTTCCAGGACCTCATCAGCAAGTACGCGTGGGGCACCATCTGGACCCGCCCTGGGCTGGATCGGCGCATGCGTTCGGCAGTGACCCTGACCGCGATGGTCGCAGGAGGTTACTGGGAAGAGCTCGCGATGCACGTGAAGGCCGCCCGCCGCAACGGGGTCACCGTCGAGGAGATCAAGGAAATCCTGCTGCAGACCGCGATCTACTGCTCGGTACCGGCCGCCAACGTCGCCTTCAAGACCGCGAAAGAGGCCCTCGCCGAATACGACGCCGAACAGTAG
- a CDS encoding IclR family transcriptional regulator: MANSPSGDSMLERIIRILSAFDADRSLLSVASLASRAEIPLATCYRLVNQMCATDLLRKDADGNISLGMRLWELASRSSPARDLRVAAMPFLDDVQAVFRQHTQLAVLEGDEVLVLERLSSRNSVVNQATIAGRMPIHQVSLGLSMLAFQPSAVIDAYVQQHPEAGNIAYSNTGNLRNTLAAIRQRGYAQLDGVIDHDTAGAAVPVFAALTGRERSKVIASIGVVVPIDFEQRAALVPVLLAASRGLTRAISAPEPEDNP, encoded by the coding sequence ATGGCTAATTCTCCCTCCGGGGATTCGATGCTGGAGAGGATCATCCGGATCCTCTCTGCTTTCGATGCGGACCGTTCTTTGCTCTCGGTCGCGTCCCTAGCCAGCCGCGCCGAGATCCCGCTGGCTACGTGCTACCGGCTGGTCAATCAGATGTGTGCCACGGACCTGTTGCGCAAAGACGCGGACGGCAACATCAGCCTCGGTATGCGGCTGTGGGAGCTGGCTTCCCGTTCCTCACCCGCGCGTGACTTGCGGGTTGCGGCGATGCCTTTCCTCGATGACGTCCAGGCGGTGTTCCGCCAGCACACCCAGCTAGCGGTGCTAGAGGGCGATGAGGTGCTCGTTTTGGAGCGGTTGTCCTCCCGTAACTCGGTGGTCAACCAGGCGACCATCGCGGGCCGTATGCCGATCCATCAGGTCTCGCTCGGGCTGTCGATGCTGGCGTTCCAGCCCTCGGCCGTCATCGACGCCTACGTGCAGCAGCATCCGGAGGCCGGAAACATCGCGTACTCGAACACCGGGAACCTGCGCAACACGTTGGCGGCGATCCGCCAACGCGGTTACGCACAACTGGACGGAGTCATCGATCACGACACCGCCGGGGCCGCCGTACCAGTCTTCGCGGCACTCACCGGGCGTGAACGGTCCAAGGTGATCGCCTCCATCGGCGTGGTGGTGCCCATCGATTTCGAACAACGCGCCGCACTCGTACCCGTGCTTTTGGCGGCGAGCCGCGGCCTGACCCGCGCGATATCAGCGCCGGAGCCTGAAGACAACCCGTAA